The following coding sequences lie in one Carassius gibelio isolate Cgi1373 ecotype wild population from Czech Republic chromosome A17, carGib1.2-hapl.c, whole genome shotgun sequence genomic window:
- the LOC127933238 gene encoding uncharacterized protein LOC127933238 codes for MISPTEVLKMLESDFVEKFPDDVNISQDDLKFLAKIRKGIRHKEDGHFEMPLPFKSERPNLPDNKACAIHRLKCSGKKLKRNKQYYMDYKKFMDEIIALGDAERVPEQDIDKRPAWYIPHHGVYHPQKPGKIRVVFDASAKFRDTSLNDHLLTGPELTNTLLGVLYRFRRGPVAFMCDIESLFHQFHVNACDQDYLWWENRDLETPFTVYRMKVHLFGAASSPGCANYGLKHLAAEGEGSFDEETIKFIKTNFYVDDGLGSVDTEEQAIQLVNEARKLCRMCNLRLHKFISNSTQVLALLPKEECAVVAKDLDMALGEVHVFVANRVERIKQGTESTQWWYVTSKDNPADHASRGLTAEQLVASNWFKGPDLLWQKVITSSVLKVGELSNSDPEVRKVQVHTIQVEEQRSLLDWLQKFSDWLRMIKAVARLKRYVKEAKDHKKSCNIVNLQETKEAEVTIIKMVQAAAFTQEIKTLQHQEVMQTKNRVSKLCPFLDNQGLLREGGRLTHAALHPNVSHPVILPKNSHVSTLLVKHYHEKTYHQGRGITMNELRANGYWIL; via the coding sequence ATGATCTCCCCTACAGAGGTCCTGAAAATGTTGGAATCTGACTTTGTTGAGAAGTTCCCAGATGATGTAAACATCTCTCAAGATGATCTCAAATTTCTAGCAAAGATAAGGAAAGGCATTAGACACAAGGAGGATGGCCATTTTGAAATGCCACTCCCATTCAAGAGTGAAAGGCCTAACCTGCCAGATAACAAGGCATGTGCTATTCATCGCCTCAAATGTTCAGGAAAAAAGCTCAAGAGGAACAAGCAGTACTACATGGACTACAAGAAGTTCATGGATGAGATAATAGCCCTTGGGGATGCTGAAAGAGTACCAGAGCAAGACATCGACAAGAGACCAGCTTGGTACATCCCACACCATGGGGTGTATCATCCCCAAAAACCGGGAAAGATTCGCGTTGTCTTTGATGCCTCCGCCAAGTTCAGAGACACCTCACTAAATGACCATCTCCTGACTGGTCCAGAGCTGACAAACACCCTGCTTGGAGTCTTGTATCGCTTCCGAAGAGGCCCAGTGGCTTTCATGTGTGATATTGAAAGCTTGTTCCACCAGTTTCATGTGAATGCTTGCGATCAAGATTACTTGTGGTGGGAGAACAGAGACCTCGAAACTCCATTCACTGTCTACCGAATGAAAGTACACTTATTCGGCGCAGCGTCCTCTCCAGGTTGCGCAAACTATGGCCTCAAACACCTCGCAGCTGAAGGAGAAGGAAGTTTTGATGAAGAAACCATCAAGTTCATCAAAACTAACTTCTATGTCGATGATGGACTAGGAAGTGTCGACACTGAAGAGCAAGCAATACAGCTTGTCAATGAAGCACGCAAGCTCTGCAGGATGTGCAACCTTCGGCTGCATAAGTTCATCTCAAACAGCACCCAAGTTCTAGCTTTGCTTCCAAAGGAAGAATGTGCTGTAGTTGCCAAAGATCTAGATATGGCACTTGGTGAAGTGCACGTGTTTGTTGCAAACCGTGTCGAACGCATCAAACAAGGTACAGAGTCAACACAATGGTGGTATGTAACTTCCAAAGACAATCCGGCAGACCACGCCTCAAGAGGCCTTACAGCAGAACAACTTGTAGCTTCAAACTGGTTCAAGGGCCCAGATCTTCTCTGGCAGAAGGTCATAACCAGTAGTGTACTCAAGGTGGGAGAGTTATCGAACAGTGACCCAGAGGTCAGGAAAGTTCAAGTCCACACGATACAAGTAGAAGAACAAAGGTCATTGTTAGATTGGCTTCAGAAGTTTTCAGACTGGTTGAGAATGATTAAAGCTGTGGCCAGACTCAAGCGCTATGTTAAAGAAGCAAAGGATCACAAGAAGTCATGTAACATTGTTAACCTACAAGAGACAAAAGAAGCAGAGGTAACCATAATAAAGATGGTCCAAGCAGCAGCGTTTACTCAGGAAATAAAAACCTTACAACATCAGGAGGTGATGCAGACCAAAAACAGGGTCAGCAAGTTATGTCCATTTCTCGACAACCAAGGCCTTCTTCGGGAAGGCGGACGCTTAACACATGCTGCTTTGCATCCTAATGTCAGTCATCCTGTGATCCTGCCAAAAAACAGTCATGTGTCTACATTACTCGTCAAACATTATCACGAGAAGACATACCATCAAGGAAGAGGGATCACGATGAACGAGCTGCGAGCTAATGGATACTGGATACTTTGA